A section of the Streptomyces sp. NBC_01591 genome encodes:
- a CDS encoding cystathionine gamma-lyase, translating to MSTMGDGTRAVRAGLPEPEQFEPTLPGPVFAAHFHLSGEPTGPYTYGRDTNPTWTHLERAISELEAPGEPVETTVFASGMAAVSAVLLSQTRTGDVVVLPDDGYQALPLVREQLEAYGVEVRTAPTGGDAQLAVLEGAKLLWIETPSNPGLDVCDVRRLVEAAHSAGALVAVDNTLATPLGQRPLELGADFSVASDTKGMTGHGDILLGHVTCRDPETAAGVRRWRKVVGAIPGPMEAWLAHRSLATLELRIDRQCATALALAQALGKRPEVTGLRYPGLPSDPSYPNAVRQMRRFGAVVSFVLPDRERAERFLTELRLVDDATSFGGVRSTAERRARWGGDAVPEGFIRFSVGAENPADLVADVERALDAAMGEH from the coding sequence ATGAGCACCATGGGTGACGGAACCCGGGCGGTACGGGCCGGGCTGCCCGAACCGGAGCAGTTCGAGCCCACCCTGCCCGGGCCGGTCTTCGCCGCACACTTCCATCTCTCCGGTGAACCGACCGGTCCGTACACCTACGGCCGGGACACCAATCCGACCTGGACGCATCTGGAACGCGCCATCAGTGAGCTGGAGGCACCGGGGGAGCCCGTCGAGACCACGGTCTTCGCCTCCGGGATGGCGGCGGTCTCGGCCGTGCTGCTCTCCCAGACACGCACCGGCGATGTGGTCGTGCTGCCCGACGACGGCTATCAGGCCCTGCCGCTGGTGCGCGAGCAGTTGGAGGCGTACGGCGTCGAGGTGCGGACCGCGCCGACCGGTGGCGATGCCCAGCTGGCGGTCCTCGAAGGCGCCAAGCTGCTGTGGATCGAGACCCCGTCCAATCCCGGGCTCGATGTCTGCGACGTGCGCCGGCTCGTCGAGGCGGCGCACTCGGCCGGCGCTCTGGTGGCCGTCGACAACACCCTCGCCACACCGCTCGGCCAGCGCCCGCTGGAGCTGGGGGCCGACTTCTCGGTCGCCAGTGACACCAAGGGCATGACCGGGCACGGGGACATCCTGCTCGGCCATGTGACCTGCCGCGATCCGGAGACGGCAGCGGGAGTACGGCGCTGGCGCAAGGTGGTCGGCGCCATCCCGGGCCCCATGGAGGCCTGGCTCGCGCACCGGTCGCTGGCCACGCTGGAGCTGCGGATCGACCGGCAGTGCGCCACCGCCCTGGCGCTGGCGCAGGCGCTGGGCAAGCGGCCGGAGGTGACCGGGCTGCGGTATCCCGGGCTGCCCTCCGACCCTTCGTATCCCAACGCCGTACGGCAGATGCGGCGCTTCGGCGCCGTGGTGTCGTTCGTACTGCCCGACCGCGAGCGGGCCGAGCGCTTTCTGACCGAGCTGCGGCTGGTCGACGACGCGACGAGCTTCGGTGGTGTGCGCTCCACCGCCGAGCGCCGGGCGCGCTGGGGCGGTGACGCCGTGCCCGAGGGCTTCATCCGCTTCTCGGTCGGCGCGGAGAACCCCGCGGACCTGGTGGCGGACGTGGAACGGGCGCTCGACGCGGCGATGGGCGAGCACTGA
- a CDS encoding DUF5326 family protein yields the protein MREIFAGMPWWVKWIAVPVIAIVVFGGLIASVIGFVIGLLFKVLIFVILVGGLVFVVRKFMSSSSSRSDW from the coding sequence GTGCGGGAGATATTCGCTGGGATGCCCTGGTGGGTGAAGTGGATCGCGGTGCCGGTCATCGCGATCGTCGTGTTCGGCGGTCTGATCGCCAGCGTGATCGGGTTCGTGATCGGACTGCTCTTCAAGGTTCTGATCTTCGTGATTCTGGTCGGCGGGCTCGTCTTCGTCGTACGCAAGTTCATGTCGTCGTCCTCCTCGCGCAGCGACTGGTAG
- a CDS encoding cupin domain-containing protein: MKAFRLDELEAERAANDGAYLQFVKERNMSVGLYALDAGELDPQQPHNQDEVYLVVSGRAAITVGMETTQVGRGSVVYVPAGVAHKFHHITEDLRVMVVFSPPES, translated from the coding sequence ATGAAGGCATTCAGACTGGACGAGCTGGAGGCGGAGCGGGCCGCCAACGACGGCGCGTACCTGCAGTTCGTGAAGGAACGGAACATGTCCGTCGGCCTGTACGCACTGGACGCCGGTGAACTCGACCCGCAGCAGCCGCACAACCAGGACGAGGTCTATCTCGTCGTCAGCGGCCGTGCCGCCATCACGGTCGGCATGGAAACCACGCAGGTGGGCAGAGGAAGCGTGGTGTATGTACCGGCCGGTGTCGCCCACAAGTTCCACCACATCACCGAGGACCTGCGGGTGATGGTGGTCTTCTCCCCGCCGGAGAGCTGA
- a CDS encoding SsgA family sporulation/cell division regulator yields the protein MRESVQAEVMMSFLVSEELSFRIPVELRYEVCDPYAIRMTFHLPGDAPVTWAFGRELLLDGLNSPSGDGDVHIGPTEPEGLSDVHIRLQVGEDRALFRAGTAPLVAFLDRTDKLVPLGQECTLGDFEGNLEDALGRILAEEQNAG from the coding sequence ATGCGCGAGTCGGTTCAAGCTGAGGTCATGATGAGCTTTCTCGTATCCGAGGAGCTCTCTTTCCGGATCCCGGTGGAGCTCCGGTACGAGGTCTGCGATCCGTATGCGATCCGGATGACCTTCCATTTGCCCGGTGACGCCCCCGTTACCTGGGCATTCGGCCGTGAGCTGTTGCTCGACGGCCTCAACAGTCCCAGTGGTGACGGCGATGTGCACATCGGTCCCACTGAGCCCGAGGGGCTGTCCGACGTACATATCCGGCTCCAGGTCGGCGAGGACCGGGCCCTCTTCAGGGCCGGTACGGCACCACTTGTGGCATTTCTCGACCGGACCGACAAGCTTGTGCCGCTCGGGCAGGAGTGCACGCTGGGTGACTTCGAGGGCAACCTGGAGGATGCCCTGGGCCGGATCCTCGCCGAGGAACAGAACGCCGGCTGA
- a CDS encoding YibE/F family protein, translated as MNSGPVSSCDDRPVTSLHIDPEPQSHQHGHSHSHGPAAPVSKHLRKVIAAVLIPFATAVLVGLVALWPGGAPAHERTGVGFDRQTQQGKVVNVDKVDCKDVNAVQTPMSGDTTSPSGSERGLCKKATIEVTTGHDKGRTFVEVVQPDAPRQLRNGQGVVVAYAPDAPRDLQYSVTDVNRKFPMILLAGIFALAVVAVGRMRGVMALVALAVSFAVLTLFILPAILQGSNPLLVAVVGAGAIMLIALYMCHGLTARTSVAVIGTLISLLLIGLLGSLFIGWASLTGNTDDNTGLIHGLYPQIDMSGLLLAGVIIGSLGVLDDVTVTQTSAVWELHQANPTMGARGLYRAGIRIGRDHIASVVNTLVLAYAGAALPLLLLFSIAQSSMGTVANSELVAEEIVRTLVGSIGLVASVPVTTVLAALVVSADRTGLGAEAGASAPVRAGKGRRRRTKP; from the coding sequence ATGAACAGTGGGCCCGTCTCTTCTTGCGATGATCGGCCGGTGACGTCCCTCCATATCGACCCCGAACCGCAGAGCCATCAGCACGGCCACTCGCACAGCCATGGCCCTGCCGCGCCCGTCTCCAAACATCTGCGCAAGGTCATCGCGGCCGTACTGATCCCGTTCGCCACCGCCGTCCTCGTCGGTCTGGTGGCGCTCTGGCCGGGTGGTGCGCCGGCGCACGAGCGGACCGGTGTCGGATTCGACCGGCAGACCCAGCAGGGAAAGGTGGTGAATGTCGACAAGGTGGACTGCAAGGACGTGAACGCGGTACAGACACCCATGAGCGGGGACACCACATCGCCGTCGGGGAGCGAACGGGGCCTGTGCAAGAAGGCCACGATCGAGGTGACGACCGGCCACGACAAGGGCCGGACCTTCGTCGAGGTCGTCCAGCCCGACGCACCGCGTCAGTTGCGCAACGGTCAGGGCGTGGTCGTGGCGTACGCCCCCGACGCGCCCCGTGATCTGCAGTACTCGGTGACGGATGTGAACCGGAAGTTCCCGATGATCCTGCTGGCCGGGATCTTCGCCCTGGCCGTGGTCGCGGTGGGCCGCATGCGCGGGGTGATGGCGCTGGTCGCGCTCGCCGTGTCGTTCGCCGTGCTGACCCTCTTCATCCTCCCGGCCATTCTCCAAGGCTCGAATCCGCTGCTCGTCGCGGTGGTCGGGGCCGGTGCGATCATGCTGATCGCGCTCTACATGTGCCACGGCCTGACCGCCCGCACCTCGGTCGCGGTGATCGGCACGCTGATCTCGCTGCTGCTGATCGGGCTGCTCGGATCGCTCTTCATCGGCTGGGCGAGCCTGACCGGCAACACCGATGACAACACCGGCCTCATCCACGGCCTGTACCCGCAGATCGACATGAGCGGTCTGCTGCTGGCCGGTGTCATCATCGGTTCGCTCGGGGTCCTCGACGATGTGACCGTGACCCAGACCTCGGCGGTCTGGGAACTGCACCAGGCGAACCCGACGATGGGTGCGCGGGGTCTCTACCGGGCAGGTATCAGGATCGGGCGCGACCACATCGCCTCGGTCGTCAATACGCTGGTGCTCGCCTATGCGGGCGCCGCACTGCCGTTGCTGCTGCTGTTCTCCATCGCGCAGAGCAGCATGGGGACGGTGGCCAACAGCGAGCTGGTGGCGGAGGAGATCGTACGAACGCTGGTCGGCTCGATCGGACTGGTCGCCTCGGTGCCGGTGACGACGGTGCTCGCTGCGCTGGTCGTCTCCGCGGACCGCACAGGGCTCGGCGCGGAAGCCGGAGCTTCGGCACCCGTACGGGCCGGGAAAGGCCGTCGTCGTAGGACGAAGCCTTGA
- the thiC gene encoding phosphomethylpyrimidine synthase ThiC: MTTADARTPASNQSDEAGKSIGWHKGYVQGSRPDLRVPVRQVHLTNGKDVTLYDTSGPYTDPTVETDVRRGLAPLRENWIVARGDTEEYPGRPARPEDDGLKHTSPRGGLRNLDAVFPGRPRLPRRSRDGQPVTQLAYARRGEITPEMEYVAIRENVEPEVVREEIAAGRAVLPANVNHPEIEPMIIGKRFLVKVNANIGNSAVTSSIEEEVEKMTWATRWGADTVMDLSTGRNIHTTREWVLRNSPVPIGTVPLYQALEKVDGRAEELTWEIYKDTVIEQAEQGVDYMTVHAGVRLPYVPLTARRKTGIVSRGGSIMAAWCLAHHKESFLYEHFEELCEILASYDVTYSLGDGLRPGSIADANDEAQFAELRTLGELNTVAKRFGVQTMIEGPGHVPMHKIKENIDLQQEICEEAPFYTLGPLTTDVAPAYDHITSGIGAAMIAWWGTAMLCYVTPKEHLGLPNRDDVKTGVITYKIAAHAADLAKGHPGAQDWDDALSDARFEFRWEDQFNLALDPDTAREFHDETLPAEPAKTAHFCSMCGPKFCSMKISQDIRREHGGSQTEIEAGMAEKSKEFAAAGNRVYLPIAD, encoded by the coding sequence ATGACCACAGCGGACGCACGCACGCCTGCCTCGAACCAGAGCGACGAGGCCGGGAAGTCCATCGGCTGGCACAAGGGGTACGTCCAGGGCTCGCGCCCGGACCTCCGGGTGCCGGTCCGTCAGGTGCACCTCACCAACGGCAAGGACGTGACGCTGTACGACACGTCGGGGCCGTACACCGATCCCACCGTCGAGACCGATGTCCGCCGCGGACTCGCACCGCTGCGGGAGAACTGGATCGTGGCCCGCGGCGACACCGAGGAGTACCCGGGCCGCCCCGCCCGCCCCGAGGACGACGGGCTCAAGCACACCTCGCCGCGTGGCGGACTGCGCAACCTCGACGCGGTCTTCCCCGGCCGCCCGCGGCTGCCGCGCCGCAGCCGGGACGGGCAGCCGGTGACCCAGCTCGCGTACGCCCGCCGGGGCGAGATCACCCCGGAGATGGAGTACGTGGCGATCCGGGAGAACGTCGAGCCCGAGGTGGTGCGCGAGGAGATCGCGGCGGGCCGGGCCGTGCTGCCGGCCAACGTCAACCACCCCGAGATCGAGCCGATGATCATCGGCAAGCGGTTCCTGGTGAAGGTCAATGCCAACATCGGCAACTCCGCGGTGACGTCCTCCATCGAGGAGGAGGTGGAGAAGATGACTTGGGCGACGCGTTGGGGCGCCGACACCGTCATGGATCTGTCCACCGGCCGCAACATTCACACCACCCGTGAGTGGGTTCTGCGCAACTCCCCCGTGCCGATCGGCACCGTTCCGCTCTACCAGGCCCTTGAGAAGGTCGACGGCCGGGCGGAGGAGCTGACCTGGGAGATCTACAAGGACACCGTCATCGAGCAGGCCGAGCAGGGCGTCGACTACATGACGGTCCACGCCGGCGTACGCCTGCCGTACGTGCCGCTGACCGCCCGCCGCAAGACCGGCATCGTCTCCCGCGGCGGCTCGATCATGGCGGCGTGGTGCCTCGCGCACCACAAGGAGTCGTTCCTGTACGAGCACTTCGAGGAGCTCTGCGAGATCCTCGCGAGCTACGACGTGACGTACTCGCTGGGCGACGGGCTGCGTCCCGGCTCGATCGCCGACGCCAATGACGAGGCCCAGTTCGCCGAACTGCGCACGCTCGGTGAGCTGAACACGGTCGCCAAGCGGTTCGGCGTCCAGACCATGATCGAGGGTCCGGGCCATGTCCCGATGCACAAGATCAAGGAGAACATCGACCTCCAGCAGGAGATCTGCGAGGAGGCGCCGTTCTACACGCTCGGCCCGCTGACCACCGATGTCGCGCCGGCGTACGACCACATCACCTCGGGCATCGGCGCGGCGATGATCGCGTGGTGGGGGACGGCGATGCTCTGTTACGTCACGCCGAAGGAGCACCTCGGCCTGCCCAACCGGGACGATGTGAAGACCGGCGTCATCACCTACAAGATCGCGGCGCACGCGGCGGACCTCGCCAAGGGGCACCCGGGGGCGCAGGACTGGGACGACGCGCTCTCCGACGCCCGTTTCGAGTTCCGCTGGGAGGACCAGTTCAATCTGGCTCTCGACCCGGACACCGCACGGGAGTTCCACGACGAGACGCTGCCGGCCGAGCCTGCGAAGACGGCGCACTTTTGCTCGATGTGCGGTCCGAAATTCTGTTCGATGAAGATCTCCCAGGACATCCGGCGTGAGCACGGCGGTTCGCAGACGGAGATCGAGGCGGGCATGGCGGAGAAGTCCAAGGAGTTCGCGGCGGCCGGCAACCGGGTCTATCTGCCGATCGCCGACTGA
- a CDS encoding IclR family transcriptional regulator, which translates to MTTASSTAAPTLIGSVQRALRLLEAVVAHCDGAPAKQLAREAGLPLPTTYHLLRTLTHEGYLRRENGVFLIGTAAERLVGEGAMQNRRGRMAESLGRWRDIIGAPVYCAVYREGEIELIAVADTPANPAVDEWASFRETGHAHAIGQCLLSQLDEKAREDHLDRHPVRPLTRYSVKDRAALLERLRSLKRMEPVIERQEYALGTICAAIPITAGLTAAAMAISVPLEQESRLLPAVEQLRGEVANLLRSFMFSISI; encoded by the coding sequence TTGACCACGGCATCGAGCACTGCTGCCCCGACGCTGATCGGTTCGGTGCAGCGAGCGCTGAGGCTGCTGGAAGCCGTGGTGGCCCATTGCGACGGGGCGCCCGCGAAACAACTCGCCAGGGAAGCGGGCCTGCCCCTTCCCACGACCTACCACCTGCTGCGCACCCTGACGCACGAGGGCTATCTGCGCCGGGAGAACGGCGTTTTCCTGATCGGCACCGCGGCCGAACGCCTGGTCGGCGAAGGGGCGATGCAGAATCGTCGCGGCAGAATGGCCGAGTCGCTGGGCCGCTGGCGCGACATCATCGGCGCACCGGTGTACTGCGCCGTCTACCGCGAGGGCGAGATCGAACTCATCGCGGTCGCCGACACCCCCGCCAACCCCGCCGTCGACGAGTGGGCATCCTTCCGGGAGACCGGGCATGCCCACGCGATCGGCCAGTGCCTGCTGAGCCAGCTCGACGAGAAGGCCCGCGAGGACCACCTGGACCGTCACCCTGTGCGTCCGTTGACTCGCTACTCGGTGAAGGACCGTGCGGCGCTGCTCGAGCGACTGCGGTCGCTGAAGCGGATGGAACCTGTCATCGAGCGACAGGAGTACGCCCTCGGCACGATCTGCGCGGCCATCCCGATCACGGCCGGTCTCACCGCTGCCGCGATGGCCATTTCCGTACCCCTGGAGCAGGAAAGCCGGTTGCTCCCCGCAGTCGAACAACTACGTGGCGAAGTGGCCAACCTCTTGCGTTCGTTCATGTTCTCTATCAGTATCTGA
- a CDS encoding phage holin family protein has protein sequence MKNFVVKTIANAGALAVAIWLIQDITLTGGSTGRKALTLIVVALLFGLVNFVVKPIVKLLTLPLFILTLGLITLVVNALMLLLTSWLAGLFDLSFHVEGFWTAVLGGLIISIVSWALNVILPDED, from the coding sequence ATGAAGAATTTCGTAGTCAAGACGATCGCCAACGCAGGTGCGCTGGCCGTGGCCATCTGGCTGATCCAGGACATCACGCTGACCGGTGGCAGCACCGGACGCAAGGCGCTCACGCTGATCGTGGTGGCCCTGCTCTTCGGCCTGGTGAACTTCGTGGTCAAGCCGATCGTGAAGCTGCTGACCCTGCCGCTCTTCATCCTCACGCTCGGGCTGATCACGCTGGTGGTCAACGCGCTCATGCTGCTGCTGACCTCGTGGCTGGCTGGTCTGTTCGATCTGAGCTTCCATGTCGAGGGCTTCTGGACCGCCGTGCTCGGCGGCCTCATCATCTCGATCGTGTCGTGGGCACTGAACGTGATCCTGCCCGACGAGGACTGA